The proteins below come from a single Caenibius sp. WL genomic window:
- a CDS encoding acyl-CoA dehydrogenase, whose product MTNPAISQRAQDIAQKVETFVREVVVPYEKDPRRDHHGAPLDELVIEMREKARAAGVLTPHILPDGSHLTQRETAVVLIKSGLSPLGPLACNTNAPDEGNMYLLGHVGSDDLKERFLKPMVEGNARSAFFMTEPADWGGAGSDPSMMKTTCVRDGDHWVVNGRKAFITGYHGAKIGIVMAKADEGACMFLVDLPDPAISIETIPNTIDNSMPGGHAVLTLNDLRIPASQMLGQAGEGFKYAQVRLSPARLSHCMRWLGACIRSHEIATDYACRREAFGKALIDHEGVGFMLAENRIDLQQAELMIDWCATVLDTGSLGTVESSMAKVAVSEALMRIADRCVQVMGGKGVTDDTIVEQVFREIRAFRIYDGPTEVHKWSLAKKIKREWKEAQG is encoded by the coding sequence ATGACCAATCCCGCCATTTCACAGCGCGCCCAGGATATTGCGCAGAAGGTCGAAACCTTCGTGCGCGAAGTCGTCGTGCCTTACGAAAAGGATCCACGCCGCGATCATCATGGTGCGCCGCTGGATGAACTGGTCATCGAAATGCGCGAAAAGGCACGCGCCGCCGGGGTGTTGACGCCGCATATCCTGCCCGACGGTTCGCACCTGACGCAGCGCGAAACCGCCGTGGTCCTTATCAAGTCGGGCCTCTCCCCGCTCGGCCCGCTGGCCTGCAACACCAACGCGCCCGACGAAGGCAATATGTATCTGCTCGGCCATGTCGGCAGCGACGATCTCAAGGAACGCTTCCTCAAGCCCATGGTCGAAGGCAACGCCCGCTCCGCCTTCTTCATGACCGAACCGGCCGACTGGGGCGGCGCCGGGTCCGACCCCTCGATGATGAAGACCACCTGCGTGCGCGATGGCGATCACTGGGTGGTCAACGGGCGCAAGGCGTTCATCACCGGCTATCACGGGGCGAAGATCGGCATCGTCATGGCCAAGGCCGACGAAGGCGCGTGCATGTTCCTGGTCGATCTGCCCGATCCGGCGATCAGCATCGAAACGATCCCCAACACCATCGACAATTCGATGCCCGGCGGCCATGCCGTGCTGACGCTGAACGATCTGCGCATTCCCGCCAGCCAGATGCTGGGGCAAGCGGGCGAAGGGTTCAAGTACGCGCAGGTGCGCCTGTCCCCCGCCCGCCTGTCGCACTGCATGCGCTGGCTCGGGGCCTGCATCCGCTCGCACGAGATCGCCACCGATTATGCCTGCCGCCGCGAAGCTTTCGGCAAGGCATTGATCGATCATGAAGGTGTGGGTTTCATGCTGGCGGAAAACCGGATCGACCTGCAGCAGGCCGAACTGATGATCGACTGGTGCGCCACCGTGCTCGACACCGGCTCGCTCGGCACTGTCGAAAGCTCGATGGCCAAAGTCGCCGTGTCGGAAGCGCTGATGCGCATCGCCGACCGCTGCGTGCAGGTGATGGGCGGCAAAGGCGTGACCGACGATACGATCGTGGAGCAGGTGTTCCGCGAAATCCGGGCTTTCCGCATCTACGACGGCCCGACGGAGGTCCACAAATGGAGCCTCGCCAAGAAAATCAAACGGGAATGGAAGGAAGCGCAGGGCTGA
- a CDS encoding NAD(P)/FAD-dependent oxidoreductase encodes MYNPAGESADTSSMLEAAVAELDPIVALLSLIHITGDQMLLHRYGPLLEGTQEQKREAFVDFGETEHKEADPAVVAEIRGMLLNELRGGKPEVLLDEPAPGLFREMLKLALGMELPEASFEVARQHGGFVTDTRIVPQDVMPSPDFKVLVIGAGMVGINSAVKLKQSGFNYTVIESRHEMGGTWSINRYPGAAVDTPSILYSYSFDPNPSWTKFYPMKDEFLKYLEKVADRHRIRDNIHLNTTMTDATWDEARKLWVVKAVRDGQEVVYEANAVIQCLGMLTRARWPDAADREKFSGPVMHSAEWDESVDLTGKRVVIVGTGCSGVQLTRALSEVAADVTVVQRQPDYIIPNPQALAPVPPLEIWAMENIPYVTQWKRMQSLVSALTDMRGMMGFDQEWHDKTGGFGPLNDAVTKMSLDYLASKFPDDPEMVRKLTPPYPLYAKRPILDCGYYDALKKEHVHLVEGELKAFDETGVILADGTHIACDAVVLATGFYLEWYKDLNITGRNGQTLRDAFTPYPEAYEGILVPGFPNYLITAGPNTGLTANHAVLGEQHVHYIIELLQMMVNGDYAAVEADEEACRAYNAWTEEALKDTAWYRKGAAHGYYRHDDSGRIVLATPRHNSTVWHDTRVPKTEHLKLERRPGAPERKPRVIEPLSI; translated from the coding sequence ATGTACAATCCCGCAGGAGAAAGTGCGGATACCAGCAGTATGCTTGAAGCCGCGGTGGCCGAGCTGGACCCGATCGTCGCGCTGCTCAGCCTGATTCACATCACCGGCGACCAGATGCTGCTGCATCGCTATGGCCCCCTGCTGGAAGGGACGCAGGAGCAGAAGCGCGAAGCCTTCGTCGATTTCGGAGAGACGGAGCACAAGGAAGCCGACCCCGCCGTGGTGGCGGAAATCCGCGGCATGCTGCTGAACGAGTTGCGCGGCGGCAAGCCGGAAGTGCTGCTGGACGAACCGGCGCCGGGCCTGTTCCGCGAAATGCTCAAGCTCGCGCTGGGCATGGAATTGCCCGAAGCCTCGTTCGAAGTGGCGCGCCAGCATGGCGGTTTCGTCACCGATACGCGGATCGTGCCGCAGGATGTCATGCCATCGCCCGATTTCAAGGTGCTGGTGATCGGCGCGGGGATGGTCGGGATCAATTCGGCGGTGAAGCTGAAGCAATCGGGCTTCAACTACACCGTGATCGAAAGCCGCCACGAAATGGGCGGCACCTGGTCGATCAACCGTTATCCCGGGGCGGCGGTGGATACGCCCAGCATTCTCTATTCCTACTCGTTCGACCCGAATCCGAGCTGGACGAAATTTTACCCGATGAAGGATGAGTTCCTGAAATATCTGGAAAAGGTCGCGGACCGGCACCGGATTCGGGACAATATCCATCTCAACACCACGATGACCGACGCGACCTGGGACGAGGCGCGCAAGCTATGGGTGGTGAAGGCCGTGCGCGATGGGCAGGAAGTCGTGTACGAAGCCAATGCCGTGATCCAGTGCCTCGGCATGCTGACGCGGGCGCGCTGGCCCGATGCGGCGGATCGGGAGAAGTTCTCCGGCCCGGTGATGCATTCGGCCGAATGGGATGAAAGCGTCGATCTGACGGGCAAGCGGGTGGTGATCGTCGGCACCGGGTGCAGCGGCGTGCAATTGACCCGCGCGCTGTCCGAAGTGGCCGCCGATGTCACCGTGGTGCAGCGCCAGCCCGATTATATCATTCCCAACCCGCAGGCGCTGGCCCCGGTGCCGCCGCTGGAAATCTGGGCGATGGAAAACATCCCCTACGTCACGCAGTGGAAGCGGATGCAGAGCCTCGTCAGCGCGCTGACGGATATGCGCGGGATGATGGGCTTCGATCAGGAATGGCACGACAAGACGGGCGGTTTCGGCCCGCTCAACGATGCCGTGACCAAGATGAGCCTCGATTATCTGGCAAGCAAGTTCCCCGACGATCCGGAGATGGTCCGCAAGCTGACGCCGCCGTATCCGCTCTATGCCAAGCGGCCGATCCTCGATTGCGGCTATTACGATGCCCTGAAGAAGGAACACGTCCATCTCGTCGAAGGCGAATTGAAAGCGTTTGACGAAACGGGCGTGATCCTCGCGGATGGCACGCATATCGCCTGCGATGCGGTGGTGCTGGCGACGGGTTTCTACCTCGAATGGTACAAGGATCTCAACATCACGGGCCGCAACGGGCAGACGCTGCGCGATGCGTTCACCCCCTATCCCGAAGCCTACGAAGGCATTCTGGTGCCGGGTTTCCCCAACTACCTCATCACCGCCGGGCCGAACACGGGCCTGACCGCCAACCACGCCGTGCTGGGCGAACAGCACGTGCATTACATCATCGAACTGCTGCAGATGATGGTGAACGGCGATTACGCGGCGGTGGAAGCCGATGAAGAAGCCTGCCGCGCCTACAACGCCTGGACCGAGGAGGCGCTGAAGGACACCGCGTGGTATCGCAAGGGCGCCGCGCACGGTTATTACCGCCATGACGACAGCGGGCGGATCGTGCTGGCGACGCCGCGCCACAATTCGACCGTGTGGCACGACACGCGCGTACCCAAAACCGAACACCTCAAGCTGGAACGCCGCCCCGGCGCGCCGGAGCGCAAGCCGCGCGTGATCGAACCGCTGTCGATCTGA
- a CDS encoding TetR/AcrR family transcriptional regulator, whose translation MTLSECKASRRETRRQDRRDAILAVAEQYFREHGYSATTMSAIAAALGGSKGTLWAYFPSKEALFTAVVDQATTAFRAQLSATLNPEGDIQPSLRNFCLRLLEKVVSPEAIALHRLIVAEAGRFPELGRIFYERAPRLTTALLADFLDGAMKRGQLRADTPLDAAHFLMQMCVSRSQQQLLFGLTDRVDAVRATADVDRALDLFMRAYAPGQPATSPTHT comes from the coding sequence ATGACACTTTCGGAATGCAAAGCGAGCCGCCGCGAAACCCGGCGGCAGGACAGGCGCGACGCCATACTGGCTGTCGCCGAACAGTATTTTCGTGAACATGGCTATTCCGCCACCACCATGTCGGCCATTGCCGCTGCGCTGGGCGGATCGAAAGGCACCCTGTGGGCCTATTTCCCGTCCAAGGAAGCGCTGTTCACCGCTGTCGTCGATCAGGCGACCACCGCGTTCCGGGCGCAATTGTCCGCGACGCTCAATCCCGAAGGGGATATCCAGCCCTCCTTGCGCAATTTCTGTCTGCGCCTGCTGGAAAAGGTCGTTTCACCCGAAGCGATCGCGTTGCATCGCCTGATCGTGGCCGAGGCAGGCCGCTTCCCCGAACTGGGCCGGATTTTCTACGAACGTGCGCCGCGCCTCACCACCGCCCTGCTCGCGGACTTCCTCGACGGGGCGATGAAGCGCGGGCAACTGCGCGCCGATACACCGCTGGATGCCGCCCATTTCCTGATGCAGATGTGCGTGTCGCGCAGCCAGCAGCAATTGCTGTTCGGCCTGACGGACCGAGTGGATGCCGTGCGGGCCACGGCCGACGTCGACCGGGCGCTGGACCTGTTCATGCGCGCCTACGCACCCGGACAGCCTGCCACTTCCCCGACACACACTTGA
- a CDS encoding efflux transporter outer membrane subunit — MSATRKHLQVCAAVAALSFGLGGCAAVPDLGPKPVPRAAETVAADRSFAGATAAWPGDTWWTAFGDPQLTALIDEGLRNSPDMAAAAARFRKAAGMAQQAGAPLLPSVDAGGKASLNKQSYNNGFPKEFVPQGWLDTGDVSASLGFDLDLWGKHRAALAAATSEVKAAGYDAQQARLALATGIADAYTDLARLYEERDIRQATLKLRTASRDLVAQRQRNGLETRGSERQADATVATARAELAAAQEAITLRTNQIAALIGAGPDRGLDIARPRLSLPAAGGLPAGVTTDLVARRPDIAGALVRVEAAGSRIKVARADFYPAISLNALIGLQSLGLDQLFKKDSLYGNVGPAISLPIFHGGAISGQYRSARATYDEAVADYDRTVLGAYQDVADAMTSRTMLAQRLADARAALAASQQAYDIARLRYQGGLSTYIDVLNVEDRLLIARDTVAALEARAYTLDIALIRALGGGFQTANNSESKDQTDG; from the coding sequence ATGTCGGCGACTCGTAAGCATTTGCAAGTGTGCGCCGCGGTGGCGGCTCTTTCCTTCGGGTTGGGAGGCTGCGCCGCCGTTCCCGATCTCGGCCCTAAGCCTGTGCCGCGCGCCGCTGAAACGGTTGCGGCCGACCGCAGCTTCGCCGGCGCAACGGCGGCATGGCCGGGCGACACCTGGTGGACCGCGTTCGGCGATCCGCAACTCACCGCGTTGATCGACGAAGGCTTGCGCAATTCGCCCGATATGGCCGCCGCCGCCGCACGCTTCCGCAAGGCGGCGGGGATGGCGCAGCAGGCCGGTGCGCCGCTGCTTCCCTCGGTGGATGCGGGGGGCAAGGCTTCGCTCAACAAGCAAAGCTACAACAATGGCTTTCCCAAGGAGTTCGTGCCGCAGGGATGGCTCGATACCGGCGATGTCAGCGCCAGTCTCGGCTTCGATCTCGATCTCTGGGGCAAGCACCGGGCAGCGCTGGCCGCGGCGACTTCGGAAGTAAAGGCGGCCGGTTACGATGCGCAGCAGGCGCGGCTGGCGTTGGCCACCGGAATCGCCGATGCCTACACCGATCTCGCCCGCCTTTATGAAGAACGGGATATCCGGCAGGCGACGCTGAAACTGCGCACCGCCAGCCGCGATCTGGTGGCGCAGCGCCAGCGCAACGGCCTGGAAACCCGGGGCAGCGAACGGCAAGCCGATGCCACCGTGGCCACGGCGCGCGCCGAACTGGCCGCCGCGCAGGAAGCCATCACCTTGCGCACCAACCAGATTGCCGCGCTGATCGGCGCGGGGCCGGATCGCGGCCTCGACATCGCCCGGCCCCGGCTTTCCCTTCCGGCAGCGGGCGGGCTTCCCGCCGGGGTGACGACCGATCTGGTCGCGCGGCGGCCGGATATCGCCGGGGCGCTGGTCCGGGTCGAAGCGGCGGGCAGCCGGATCAAGGTGGCGCGGGCGGATTTCTATCCCGCGATCAGCCTCAATGCCCTGATCGGCCTGCAATCGCTGGGCCTTGATCAACTGTTCAAGAAGGATTCGCTCTACGGCAATGTCGGCCCTGCGATCAGTCTGCCGATTTTCCATGGCGGGGCGATCAGCGGCCAGTATCGCAGCGCGCGGGCGACGTATGACGAAGCGGTGGCGGATTACGACCGGACCGTGCTCGGCGCATATCAGGACGTGGCCGATGCGATGACCAGCCGCACCATGCTGGCGCAGCGTCTGGCCGATGCGCGCGCCGCGCTGGCCGCCTCGCAGCAGGCCTACGATATCGCCCGGCTGCGCTATCAGGGCGGGCTGTCGACCTATATCGACGTGTTGAACGTGGAGGATCGCCTGCTGATCGCGCGCGATACGGTGGCGGCGCTCGAAGCGCGCGCCTATACGCTCGACATTGCTCTCATTCGCGCGCTGGGCGGCGGTTTCCAGACTGCGAACAATTCCGAATCCAAGGATCAAACCGATGGCTGA
- a CDS encoding EmrA/EmrK family multidrug efflux transporter periplasmic adaptor subunit: MAEADPIQQAPIAADTGPQIDEAKARQQEIRRKWLLRLLVVVLIVGGGIGLWYVLIGRNHVSTDNAYVNAEMAQVTPLMSAQAVEVKVSDTDSVKRGQILVVLDGSDARIAVAQAEADLADARRKFRQASATTSSLASQVKVREATIAQAQADFNKAQIDLQRREKLAGSGAVSGEELTQARAAFATAKAALAQAQSTRSAAVGEFAASEALVRGSTEETDPAVMAAKARLESAQLDLQRTVIRAPIDGVVTKRQVQVGQRVAQGSPIMTIVPLNNVYVDANFKERQLRRVKVGMPAKVTADLYGGSVVYHGKVVGFAGGTGASMALIPAQNATGNWIKVVQRLPVRIQLDPKELAAHPLRVGLSTEVEIDLSGN, encoded by the coding sequence ATGGCTGAAGCCGATCCCATACAGCAGGCCCCGATCGCGGCCGACACCGGCCCGCAGATCGACGAGGCCAAGGCGCGCCAGCAGGAAATACGCCGCAAGTGGCTTCTGCGGTTGCTCGTGGTGGTTTTGATCGTCGGCGGGGGTATCGGCCTCTGGTACGTGCTGATCGGGCGCAATCATGTCAGCACCGACAACGCCTACGTGAATGCGGAAATGGCGCAGGTCACGCCGCTGATGTCCGCCCAGGCCGTCGAAGTGAAAGTGAGCGATACCGACAGCGTGAAGCGCGGCCAGATACTGGTGGTGCTGGACGGCTCCGACGCCCGGATCGCGGTGGCGCAGGCGGAAGCCGATCTGGCCGACGCCCGCCGCAAATTCCGCCAGGCATCGGCGACCACCAGTTCTTTGGCTTCGCAGGTCAAAGTCCGCGAAGCGACGATCGCGCAGGCCCAGGCTGATTTCAACAAGGCGCAGATCGATCTGCAACGCCGCGAAAAGCTGGCCGGCAGCGGGGCGGTTTCGGGTGAGGAACTGACGCAGGCCCGTGCCGCTTTCGCCACGGCCAAGGCGGCGTTGGCGCAGGCCCAGTCGACCCGTTCGGCGGCGGTCGGCGAATTTGCCGCCAGCGAAGCGCTGGTGCGCGGTTCGACCGAGGAAACCGATCCCGCGGTAATGGCGGCCAAGGCGCGTTTGGAATCGGCGCAACTGGATCTTCAGCGCACCGTGATCCGCGCGCCCATCGACGGCGTGGTGACCAAGCGGCAGGTGCAGGTGGGGCAGCGTGTGGCGCAGGGCAGCCCGATCATGACGATCGTTCCGCTGAACAACGTGTATGTCGATGCCAATTTCAAGGAACGCCAGCTTCGCCGGGTGAAAGTGGGCATGCCCGCCAAAGTGACCGCCGACCTTTACGGCGGCAGCGTGGTCTATCACGGCAAAGTCGTGGGTTTCGCGGGCGGCACGGGCGCTTCCATGGCGCTGATCCCGGCCCAGAACGCCACCGGCAACTGGATCAAGGTTGTGCAGCGCCTGCCGGTGCGCATCCAGCTCGATCCGAAGGAACTGGCGGCGCATCCGCTGCGCGTGGGTCTTTCGACGGAAGTCGAAATCGACCTTTCGGGCAACTGA
- a CDS encoding DHA2 family efflux MFS transporter permease subunit: MVLALSNFMVVLDMTIANVSIPHIAGNLGISASQGTWVITSYAVAEAICVPLTGWLAQRFGAVRVFLMSMIGFGTFSLLCGLSPTLNMLVLCRIGQGICGGPLMPMSQTLLLRLYPPEQRGKAMGIWAMTTLLGPALGPILGGTISDNWSWHWIFFINVPIAVMITLAAIALLTPLEMERQKTPIDIVGLLLLVFWIGCLQIMLDIGREHDWFSDPLVLALAVCAFLGFLVFLIWELTDRHPVVNLRVFRNRGFSMGLMALSICFGTYFASIVVIPQWLQMSMGYTATQAGLVTAFTAMSALVTSQIAARLIGKVDARIMVSCAMAWLGLMALWRTTHWTADADFWTLALPQMVQGFAMPFFIVPLTTITLSSVPPNDVPAAAGLQNFLRTMASAIAASIVLTLWDDAQRVSRSDIVSSLRPDETLAQLSASGMPTLQSWQTISSLADQQATAIAVNHVFLLSTGALFVAAALIWLSPKPKGPVQAGGGH, encoded by the coding sequence ATGGTGCTGGCGCTGAGCAATTTCATGGTCGTGCTCGACATGACCATCGCCAACGTCTCGATCCCCCATATCGCGGGCAATCTGGGCATTTCCGCGTCGCAGGGCACATGGGTCATCACCTCCTACGCCGTGGCCGAGGCGATCTGCGTGCCGCTGACCGGCTGGCTTGCCCAGCGGTTCGGCGCGGTGCGGGTGTTCCTGATGAGCATGATCGGCTTCGGCACGTTCTCGCTGCTGTGCGGGCTGTCGCCCACGCTGAACATGCTTGTCCTCTGCCGGATCGGGCAGGGGATTTGCGGCGGGCCGCTGATGCCGATGTCGCAAACCCTGCTGCTGCGTCTCTATCCGCCCGAACAGCGCGGCAAAGCGATGGGGATATGGGCGATGACAACGTTGCTCGGCCCCGCGCTGGGGCCGATCCTGGGCGGCACGATCAGCGACAACTGGAGCTGGCACTGGATTTTCTTCATCAACGTGCCGATCGCGGTGATGATCACGCTGGCGGCGATTGCGCTGCTGACGCCGCTGGAAATGGAACGCCAGAAAACCCCGATCGATATCGTCGGCCTCTTGCTGCTGGTGTTCTGGATCGGCTGCCTGCAGATCATGCTCGACATCGGGCGGGAACACGACTGGTTCAGCGATCCGCTGGTGCTGGCCCTCGCTGTCTGCGCGTTCCTCGGCTTCCTCGTCTTCCTGATATGGGAACTGACCGACAGGCATCCGGTGGTCAATCTGCGGGTCTTCCGCAATCGCGGCTTCTCCATGGGGCTGATGGCGTTATCGATCTGTTTCGGCACTTATTTCGCCAGTATCGTGGTGATCCCGCAATGGTTGCAGATGTCGATGGGCTATACCGCGACGCAGGCCGGGCTCGTCACCGCGTTCACCGCGATGAGCGCGCTGGTCACTTCGCAGATCGCCGCGCGGCTGATCGGCAAAGTGGATGCCCGGATCATGGTGTCCTGCGCGATGGCGTGGCTGGGGCTGATGGCCTTGTGGCGGACGACGCACTGGACGGCGGATGCCGATTTCTGGACGCTGGCTCTGCCGCAGATGGTGCAGGGCTTCGCGATGCCGTTCTTCATCGTGCCGCTGACGACGATCACTTTGAGCTCGGTGCCGCCGAATGACGTGCCGGCGGCGGCGGGGCTCCAGAACTTCCTGCGGACCATGGCCAGCGCAATCGCGGCGTCCATCGTGCTGACCTTGTGGGACGATGCGCAGCGCGTTTCCCGAAGCGATATCGTTTCCTCCCTGCGGCCGGATGAAACGCTGGCCCAGTTGTCGGCCAGCGGTATGCCCACGCTGCAATCCTGGCAGACGATTTCCAGTCTGGCCGATCAGCAGGCGACGGCGATTGCCGTCAACCATGTCTTCCTGCTTTCGACCGGGGCGCTGTTCGTGGCGGCGGCGCTGATCTGGCTTTCGCCCAAACCGAAAGGGCCGGTGCAGGCGGGCGGGGGTCACTAA
- a CDS encoding SDR family NAD(P)-dependent oxidoreductase, producing MSASLTGQTALVTGGAKGIGLGVARSLHSAGARVVIADIDRDAFDASDLAGESDTVLFVEADATSESGVQQAIETAQARFGGFDCMVCNAGGPAGALGRIIDTAPDNFDDAIRLTLRSAFLGIRAAARHMIAQGTAGRIITIGSISAQAAGAGPPIYSAAKAALVRLTQNAAGELAPHGIRVNSISPGLILTENMRAAGFADAHVSQFQPLHTAGLPDHVGAAAVFLASAAADFVAGADLVVDGAALAEGITLYGKLGFNG from the coding sequence ATGAGCGCTTCGCTGACAGGCCAGACCGCTCTGGTCACAGGCGGCGCCAAAGGCATCGGCCTGGGCGTCGCCCGCAGCCTCCATAGCGCCGGGGCGCGCGTGGTGATCGCCGATATCGACCGCGACGCTTTCGATGCTTCCGATCTGGCCGGGGAGAGCGACACCGTCCTGTTCGTCGAAGCGGACGCCACCAGCGAAAGCGGGGTGCAGCAGGCCATCGAAACGGCGCAGGCCCGGTTCGGCGGGTTCGATTGCATGGTCTGCAACGCGGGCGGCCCCGCCGGGGCGCTGGGCCGGATCATCGATACCGCGCCGGACAATTTCGACGACGCCATACGGCTGACCCTGCGTTCCGCATTTCTCGGCATTCGCGCCGCCGCGCGGCACATGATCGCGCAGGGCACGGCCGGGCGCATCATCACTATCGGATCGATTTCCGCACAGGCCGCCGGGGCCGGCCCGCCGATCTACAGCGCGGCGAAAGCGGCGCTGGTCCGCCTGACGCAGAACGCGGCGGGCGAACTGGCGCCCCATGGCATTCGGGTGAACAGCATTTCGCCCGGCCTGATCCTGACGGAGAACATGCGCGCCGCCGGGTTCGCGGATGCGCATGTCAGCCAGTTCCAGCCGCTGCACACGGCGGGCCTGCCCGATCATGTCGGGGCAGCGGCGGTATTCCTCGCCAGCGCAGCGGCGGATTTCGTCGCCGGGGCCGATCTCGTGGTGGATGGCGCGGCTCTGGCCGAAGGGATCACGCTTTACGGCAAGCTCGGCTTCAACGGCTGA
- a CDS encoding cupin domain-containing protein — protein MRTIVTTTVSGRSRVLKAEELPGDYWVNLWSVSADAPLGDESAQGDTSFPQGAGSASWNIVSVPPVEEMRAHLAQGVDGIDADGFHLTNTVDFVVILDGPVELVLDDEKIMVQPGDLVVQRNTNHAWFNHGDKPIRLLALMMGLPA, from the coding sequence ATGCGCACGATTGTGACGACCACGGTTTCCGGCCGATCCCGCGTTCTCAAGGCCGAAGAACTGCCCGGCGATTACTGGGTCAATCTCTGGTCGGTATCTGCCGATGCCCCCCTGGGCGACGAAAGCGCCCAGGGCGATACGTCCTTCCCCCAGGGCGCCGGTTCGGCGAGCTGGAACATCGTTTCCGTTCCGCCGGTGGAGGAAATGCGCGCGCATCTGGCGCAGGGCGTGGACGGGATCGATGCCGATGGCTTCCATCTGACCAACACGGTGGATTTCGTGGTCATTCTCGATGGCCCGGTCGAACTGGTGCTGGATGATGAAAAGATCATGGTCCAACCCGGCGATCTCGTCGTCCAGCGCAACACCAATCATGCCTGGTTCAATCATGGCGACAAGCCGATCCGCCTGCTCGCGCTGATGATGGGTCTGCCTGCATGA